The Etheostoma spectabile isolate EspeVRDwgs_2016 chromosome 1, UIUC_Espe_1.0, whole genome shotgun sequence genome has a segment encoding these proteins:
- the LOC116694142 gene encoding N-acetyllactosaminide alpha-1,3-galactosyltransferase — MTRQFDTALSWLKGRTAGIFCCHLLLVVSCTSLYLRYLERLVPADNLPVARDAELKRSINLDDTLDFTAREWVETRTSWNAPIIWERMFDPDLYDRKHIQNQSAVALTVFAVGRYFAYLKTFLTSAERHFMLGLKVTYYVFTDQPEKIPPVNLGPLRSLKVVLVKKYSTWHDVSMMRMKTISDTIESEIRHHCNYVFCFHVDQQFKGRFGSEALGESVALLHAGFFKTPKEGCTYDRNPKSTAFMRNGDYYYNAAVFGGLWENVQNLADCCFLDIMKDKLNDVEAQWHDESHLNKYFWLHKPSRLLSPKYW, encoded by the exons ATGACGCGGCAGTTTGACACAGCTCTGAG TTGGCTCAAGGGAAGGACTGCTGGGATCTTCTGCTGTCATTTGTTGCTTGTTGTCAGCTGCACTTCCTTATATTTAAG ATATTTAGAGAGGCTCGTCCCTGCTGACAACCTGCCGGTGGCCAGGGACGCAGAACTGAAACGGAGCATCAATTTAGACGACACGCTGGACTTTAC GGCCAGAGAATGGGTAGAGACACGCACATCTTGGAACGCGCCAATCATCTGGGAGAGAATGTTTGACCCCGATCTTTACGACCGGAAGCACATCCAGAACCAGTCGGCAGTGGCCCTCACTGTGTTCGCTGTGGGAAG GTACTTTGCCTACCTGAAGACGTTCCTTACCTCTGCTGAACGTCATTTTATGTTGGGTTTAAAAGTGACATATTACGTGTTCACGGATCAGCCAGAGAAGATACCCCCAGTGAACCTTGGTCCTCTGCGAAGCCTGAAGGTTGTCCTGGTGAAGAAGTACTCCACCTGGCACGACGTCTCTATGATGCGCATGAAAACGATCTCCGATACCATAGAATCAGAGATTCGTCACCACTGCAATTATGTCTTCTGCTTTCATGTGGATCAGCAGTTTAAGGGCAGATTTGGCTCCGAGGCTTTGGGGGAGTCTGTGGCCTTGCTTCATGCCGGCTTTTTCAAAACTCCAAAGGAAGGTTGCACCTATGACCGAAACCCCAAATCCACAGCCTTCATGAGAAACGGAGATTACTACTACAATGCTGCTGTATTTGGAGGCCTTTGGGAAAATGTGCAGAATTTGGCAGACTGCTGCTTTCTGGATATCATGAAGGACAAACTGAATGATGTCGAGGCTCAGTGGCATGATGAGAGTCATCTCAACAAGTACTTTTGGCTTCACAAACCAAGCAGGCTGCTCTCCCCAAAGTACTGGTAG